From one Streptomyces chromofuscus genomic stretch:
- the pulA gene encoding pullulanase-type alpha-1,6-glucosidase, with translation MIPRWPAPRTRRTAHVRRVAAVTVAALAAALVQPLAARAATPPPPPSDARLAAEPARHDLTREQFYFVLPDRFANGDKGNDRGGLTGSRLATGYDPTDKGFYQGGDLKGLTQRLDYIKGLGTTAIWLAPIFKNRPVQGEGSNASAGYHGYWITDFTQVDPHFGSNEDLETLIDKAHAKGMKVFFDVITNHTADVVDYEEKSYDYLSKGAFPYLTEDGESFDDADYAAGKRDFPEVDEDSFPRTPVVAPAERDVKVPSWLNDPAMYHNRGDSTWAGESATYGDFVGLDDLWTERPEVVRGMERIYQRWVRDFDIDGFRIDTVKHVNMEFWTQWATALDAYAAKKGRDDFFMFGEVYSADTSVTAPYVTRGRLDSTLDFPFQDAARAYASQGGSAERLASVFGDDYKYTTGKANAYEQVTFLGNHDMGRIGTFLKQDNPGATDAELVRKAGLANELMFLSRGNPVIYYGDEQGFTGAGGDKDARQTMFASATADYLDDDQLGTDRTHARDAYDTGAPLYRQISALAKLRTAHPALADGVQTERYAADGPGVYAVTRTDAKTGAEYVVAFNNADGARTATFPTDSPDTAFRALYGTEASARTAADGRLTVTVPAGSAIVLKAAGTPAGPATAPTISLAAPAPGATGTVEVTADVDGGARNRVVFAAQTGTGPWRTLGSADHAPYKVTHTIGEDVEPGTALRYKAVVIDSAGRTASALAQSSTGTPPAAETPTASSRDHAIVHYKRADGDYADWGLYAWGDLADGESTNWPDSHPFVGRDAYGAFAYVKLKPGASNVGFLVIDKDGNKDVSADRTIDVTKTGEVWIEQGKETVRTERPAADYPEQDKTKAVLHYHRADGAYDGWGLHVWTGAANPTEWSNPLKPVKTDSYGAVFEVPLTDGATSLSYIIHKGDEKDLSADQSLDLKANGHEVWLLNGQEKYLLPQPAGSAAALDLTTSKAIWIDRDTVAWNGSDAAASTQLLYSRTGSIAVEDGTLTGDDQRWLRLSKTSLTDAQKAKFPHLEAYTAWTVDPRDRDRVREALRGQVVASQRAANGAVLAATGVQIAGVLDDLYDGTKADLGPTFRHGRPTLSVWAPTAQNVSLELDGSTVRMQRDAATGVWSVTGPKSWKGKPYRYVVTVWAPSVRQVVTNKVTDPYSLALTADSARSLVVDLGDKALAPAGWSTYTKPRAVPLKDAQIQELHVRDFSVEDRTAAHKGTYLAFTDKLSDGSKHLRRLAEAGTSYVHLLPAFDIATIPEKKSDQATVDCDLASFPADSERQQECVTAIAAKDAYNWGYDPYHYTVPEGSYATDPEGTARNVEFRKMVKALNEDGLRVVMDVVYNHTAASGQAATSVLDRIVPGYYQRLLADGSVANSTCCANTATENAMMGKLVVDSVVTWAKEYKVDGFRFDLMGHHPKANILAVRKALDALTPEKDGVDGKKIILYGEGWNFGEVADDARFTQATQENMAGTGVATFSDRARDAVRGGGPFDEDPGVQGFASGLYNEPNSSPGNGSTAEQKARLLHYQDLIKVGLSGNLAAYRFTDTGGREVTGAQVDYNGRPAGYADAPGDALAYADAHDNESLFDALAYKLPATASADDRARMQVLAMATATLSQGPALSQAGTDLLRSKSLDRNSYDSGDWFNAIHWNCADGNGFGRGLPMAADNRSKWPYAKPLLGSVGVGCAQIEGASAAYRDLLRIRTTEGAFSLGTAQQVQEQLSFPLSGTDETPGVITMRLGELVVVFNATPQRQEQRVADLAGSGHRLHPVQARGADAVVKEASYEAGSGTFAVPGRTVAVFTRAG, from the coding sequence GTGATACCGAGATGGCCGGCGCCCCGCACGCGCCGTACCGCCCATGTCAGACGGGTCGCGGCCGTCACCGTGGCCGCGCTCGCCGCAGCGCTCGTCCAGCCCCTCGCCGCCCGGGCCGCCACCCCGCCCCCGCCGCCGTCCGACGCGCGGCTGGCCGCCGAGCCCGCTCGGCACGACCTCACCCGCGAGCAGTTCTACTTCGTGCTGCCGGACCGCTTCGCCAACGGGGACAAGGGCAACGACCGCGGCGGGCTGACCGGTTCGCGGCTCGCCACCGGTTACGACCCCACCGACAAGGGCTTCTACCAGGGCGGCGACCTCAAGGGCCTGACCCAGAGGCTCGACTACATCAAGGGCCTCGGCACCACCGCCATCTGGCTCGCCCCGATCTTCAAGAACCGGCCGGTGCAGGGCGAGGGCAGCAACGCCTCCGCCGGCTACCACGGTTACTGGATCACCGACTTCACCCAGGTCGACCCGCACTTCGGCAGCAACGAGGACCTCGAGACCCTCATCGACAAGGCCCACGCCAAGGGCATGAAGGTCTTCTTCGACGTCATCACCAACCACACCGCCGACGTCGTCGACTACGAGGAGAAGTCCTACGACTACCTCTCGAAGGGCGCCTTCCCGTACCTCACCGAGGACGGCGAGTCCTTCGACGACGCCGACTACGCGGCCGGGAAGCGGGACTTCCCCGAGGTGGACGAGGACTCCTTCCCCCGCACGCCCGTCGTCGCCCCCGCCGAGCGCGACGTCAAGGTTCCCTCCTGGCTCAACGATCCCGCGATGTACCACAACCGCGGCGACTCCACCTGGGCCGGCGAGTCCGCCACCTACGGCGACTTCGTGGGCCTGGACGACCTGTGGACCGAGCGTCCCGAGGTCGTGCGGGGCATGGAGCGGATCTACCAGCGGTGGGTCAGGGACTTCGACATCGACGGCTTCCGGATCGACACCGTGAAGCACGTCAACATGGAGTTCTGGACCCAGTGGGCCACCGCCCTCGACGCCTACGCGGCGAAGAAGGGCCGGGACGACTTCTTCATGTTCGGCGAGGTCTACTCCGCCGACACCTCCGTCACCGCCCCGTACGTCACCCGGGGCCGCCTCGACTCCACGCTGGACTTCCCGTTCCAGGACGCGGCCCGCGCGTACGCCTCCCAGGGCGGCAGCGCCGAGCGGCTGGCCTCGGTCTTCGGCGACGACTACAAGTACACGACCGGCAAGGCCAACGCCTACGAGCAGGTCACCTTCCTCGGCAACCACGACATGGGCCGCATCGGGACCTTCCTGAAGCAGGACAACCCGGGCGCGACCGACGCCGAGCTGGTCAGGAAGGCCGGGCTCGCCAACGAGCTGATGTTCCTCAGCCGCGGCAACCCGGTGATCTACTACGGCGACGAGCAGGGCTTCACCGGCGCGGGCGGCGACAAGGACGCCCGCCAGACGATGTTCGCCTCCGCCACCGCCGACTACCTCGACGACGACCAGCTCGGCACGGACCGAACGCACGCCCGCGACGCCTACGACACCGGAGCACCGCTCTACCGGCAGATCAGTGCTCTCGCCAAGCTGCGCACGGCCCACCCGGCCCTCGCCGACGGAGTCCAGACCGAGCGGTACGCGGCCGACGGCCCCGGCGTCTACGCCGTGACCCGCACCGACGCGAAGACCGGTGCCGAGTACGTCGTCGCGTTCAACAACGCCGACGGGGCGAGGACGGCAACCTTCCCGACCGACTCCCCGGACACCGCCTTCCGCGCCCTGTACGGCACCGAGGCCTCCGCGAGGACCGCCGCCGACGGCAGGCTCACCGTCACCGTCCCGGCCGGCTCGGCGATCGTCCTGAAGGCGGCCGGCACGCCCGCCGGCCCCGCCACCGCGCCGACGATCTCCCTGGCCGCCCCCGCCCCGGGCGCCACCGGCACGGTCGAGGTCACCGCCGACGTCGACGGCGGCGCCCGCAACCGCGTCGTCTTCGCCGCCCAGACCGGCACCGGCCCGTGGCGCACCCTCGGCTCCGCCGACCACGCGCCCTACAAGGTCACCCACACCATCGGCGAGGACGTCGAGCCCGGCACCGCCCTGCGCTACAAGGCGGTCGTGATCGACTCGGCGGGCCGCACGGCGAGCGCCCTGGCGCAGAGCAGCACCGGGACCCCGCCCGCCGCGGAGACGCCCACCGCCTCCTCCCGGGACCACGCGATCGTCCACTACAAGCGTGCGGACGGCGACTACGCCGACTGGGGCCTGTACGCCTGGGGCGACCTCGCCGACGGCGAGTCCACGAACTGGCCCGACAGCCACCCCTTCGTCGGCCGCGACGCCTACGGCGCCTTCGCCTACGTCAAGCTCAAGCCCGGCGCCTCGAACGTCGGCTTCCTGGTCATCGACAAGGACGGCAACAAGGACGTCTCCGCCGACCGCACGATCGACGTCACCAAGACCGGCGAGGTCTGGATCGAGCAGGGCAAGGAGACCGTACGGACCGAGCGGCCCGCGGCCGACTACCCTGAGCAGGACAAGACCAAGGCGGTCCTGCACTACCACCGCGCCGACGGCGCCTACGACGGCTGGGGCCTGCACGTCTGGACGGGTGCCGCGAACCCCACCGAGTGGTCGAACCCGCTGAAGCCGGTGAAGACTGACAGCTATGGTGCGGTCTTCGAGGTACCGCTCACCGACGGTGCCACCAGCCTCAGCTACATCATCCACAAGGGCGACGAGAAGGACCTCTCCGCCGACCAGTCGCTGGACCTCAAGGCGAACGGCCACGAGGTGTGGCTGTTGAACGGCCAGGAGAAGTACCTGTTGCCGCAGCCGGCGGGCAGCGCCGCCGCGCTCGACCTGACGACCTCCAAGGCGATCTGGATCGACCGGGACACGGTGGCCTGGAACGGCTCGGACGCGGCCGCCTCCACCCAGCTGCTGTACTCGCGCACCGGCTCGATCGCCGTCGAGGACGGCACGCTGACCGGCGACGACCAGCGGTGGCTGCGCCTGTCGAAGACGTCGCTCACCGACGCCCAGAAGGCGAAGTTCCCGCACCTGGAGGCGTACACCGCCTGGACCGTCGACCCCCGGGACCGCGACCGGGTGCGCGAAGCCCTGCGCGGCCAGGTCGTCGCCTCCCAGCGTGCGGCCAACGGCGCGGTCCTCGCGGCCACCGGCGTGCAGATCGCGGGCGTGCTGGACGATCTGTACGACGGGACGAAGGCCGACCTGGGGCCGACGTTCCGCCACGGCCGTCCGACGCTCTCCGTCTGGGCGCCCACCGCGCAGAACGTGTCCCTGGAGCTCGACGGCTCCACCGTCCGGATGCAGCGGGACGCCGCGACCGGTGTCTGGTCCGTCACAGGCCCGAAGTCCTGGAAGGGCAAGCCCTACCGGTACGTCGTGACGGTGTGGGCGCCCAGCGTCCGCCAGGTCGTCACCAACAAGGTCACCGACCCCTACTCCCTCGCCCTGACCGCCGACTCCGCGCGGAGCCTGGTCGTCGACCTCGGCGACAAGGCCCTGGCGCCCGCGGGCTGGTCGACGTACACCAAGCCGAGGGCGGTGCCGCTGAAGGACGCGCAGATCCAGGAGCTGCACGTCCGGGACTTCTCGGTCGAGGACCGCACGGCCGCCCACAAGGGCACCTACCTGGCCTTCACCGACAAGCTCAGCGACGGCTCGAAGCACCTGCGCAGGCTGGCCGAGGCGGGCACGTCGTACGTCCATCTGCTGCCCGCGTTCGACATTGCCACCATCCCCGAGAAGAAGTCCGACCAGGCGACCGTCGACTGCGACCTCGCCTCCTTCCCGGCGGACTCCGAGCGGCAGCAGGAGTGCGTCACGGCGATCGCCGCCAAGGACGCCTACAACTGGGGCTACGACCCGTACCACTACACGGTCCCCGAGGGCTCCTACGCCACCGACCCCGAGGGCACCGCCCGTAACGTCGAGTTCCGGAAGATGGTCAAGGCGCTCAACGAGGACGGCCTGCGGGTCGTCATGGACGTCGTGTACAACCACACGGCGGCGAGCGGGCAGGCCGCGACGAGCGTCCTGGACCGGATCGTGCCCGGCTACTACCAGCGGCTCCTCGCCGACGGCTCCGTCGCGAACAGCACCTGCTGCGCCAACACCGCCACCGAGAACGCCATGATGGGCAAGCTCGTCGTGGACTCGGTCGTCACCTGGGCCAAGGAGTACAAGGTCGACGGCTTCCGCTTCGACCTGATGGGCCACCACCCGAAGGCCAACATCCTCGCGGTCCGCAAGGCCCTCGACGCGCTGACCCCGGAGAAGGACGGCGTCGACGGCAAGAAGATCATCCTGTACGGCGAGGGCTGGAACTTCGGCGAGGTCGCCGACGACGCCCGCTTCACCCAGGCCACGCAGGAGAACATGGCCGGCACCGGCGTCGCCACCTTCTCCGACCGCGCCCGTGACGCGGTGCGCGGCGGCGGCCCCTTCGACGAGGACCCCGGCGTCCAGGGCTTCGCGTCCGGCCTGTACAACGAGCCCAACTCCTCGCCCGGCAACGGCTCCACGGCCGAGCAGAAGGCCCGTCTCCTGCACTACCAGGACCTGATCAAGGTGGGCCTGTCCGGCAACCTCGCGGCCTACCGGTTCACCGACACCGGCGGCAGGGAGGTCACCGGCGCCCAGGTCGACTACAACGGCCGGCCCGCCGGGTACGCGGACGCGCCCGGCGACGCCCTCGCCTACGCCGACGCGCACGACAACGAGTCCCTGTTCGACGCCCTCGCCTACAAGCTGCCCGCCACGGCGAGCGCGGACGACCGGGCCCGGATGCAGGTCCTCGCCATGGCGACCGCCACCCTCTCGCAGGGCCCGGCGCTCTCCCAGGCCGGCACCGACCTGCTGCGCTCCAAGTCCCTGGACCGCAACTCCTACGACAGCGGCGACTGGTTCAACGCCATCCACTGGAACTGCGCCGACGGCAACGGCTTCGGACGCGGACTGCCGATGGCGGCCGACAACCGGTCCAAGTGGCCGTACGCCAAGCCGCTGCTGGGCTCGGTCGGCGTGGGATGCGCCCAGATCGAGGGGGCCTCGGCCGCGTACCGCGACCTGCTGAGGATCCGTACGACGGAGGGCGCCTTCTCCCTCGGCACCGCCCAGCAGGTCCAGGAACAGCTCTCCTTCCCGCTGTCCGGCACGGACGAGACGCCCGGTGTGATCACCATGCGGCTCGGTGAGCTGGTCGTCGTGTTCAACGCGACGCCGCAGCGCCAGGAGCAGCGGGTGGCCGATCTCGCCGGGAGCGGCCACCGGCTGCACCCCGTGCAGGCGCGGGGCGCCGACGCGGTGGTCAAGGAGGCGTCGTACGAGGCCGGCAGCGGCACGTTCGCCGTGCCGGGGCGGACGGTCGCCGTGTTCACCCGGGCCGGCTGA
- a CDS encoding alpha-amylase: protein MARRTLPWVAALAAAATASALVMHPTEAQASPPGTKDVTAVLFEWNFASVARECTTTLGPAGYGYVQVSPPAEHIQGAQWWTSYQPVSYRIAGRLGDRTAFQNMVNTCHAAGVKVVVDTVINHMSAGSGTGTGGSSYTKYNYPGLYSSFDFDNCTAQITNYQDRWNVQNCELVGLADLDTGEEYVRSAIARYMNDLLSLGVDGFRVDAAKHMPAGDLANIKSRLSNPSVYWKQEVIFGSGEAVQPTEYTGNGDVQEFRYAYDLKRVFNNENLAYLKNYGEGWGYMSSGVSGVFVDNHDTERNGSTLSYKDNANYTLANVFMLAWPYGAPDINSGYEFTDHDAGPPNGGRVDACWQNGWKCQHAWPEIQRMVAFRNATRGQAVTNWWDNGGDAIAFGRGAKGFVAINHESGSLTRTYQTSLPAGTYCNVQNNTTVTVNGSGQLTASLGSNTALAVYAGKSAC from the coding sequence ATGGCACGCAGAACCCTTCCCTGGGTGGCAGCCCTCGCAGCCGCCGCCACCGCATCCGCCCTTGTCATGCACCCGACTGAAGCGCAGGCCTCCCCGCCCGGCACCAAGGACGTCACGGCCGTCCTGTTCGAGTGGAACTTCGCCTCGGTCGCCCGCGAGTGCACCACCACCCTCGGCCCCGCCGGCTACGGCTACGTGCAGGTCTCCCCGCCCGCCGAGCACATCCAGGGCGCCCAGTGGTGGACGTCGTACCAGCCGGTCAGCTACCGGATCGCCGGCCGACTGGGCGACCGCACGGCCTTCCAGAACATGGTCAACACCTGCCACGCGGCTGGCGTGAAGGTGGTCGTCGACACCGTCATCAACCACATGTCGGCCGGCAGCGGCACCGGCACCGGCGGCTCGTCGTACACGAAGTACAACTACCCCGGCCTGTACTCGTCCTTCGACTTCGACAACTGCACGGCGCAGATCACCAACTACCAGGACCGCTGGAACGTCCAGAACTGCGAACTGGTCGGCCTGGCGGACCTGGACACGGGCGAGGAGTACGTCCGCTCCGCCATCGCCCGCTACATGAACGACCTGCTCTCCCTCGGCGTCGACGGCTTCCGCGTCGACGCGGCCAAGCACATGCCGGCGGGTGACCTGGCCAACATCAAGTCCCGTCTGAGCAACCCGTCCGTCTACTGGAAGCAGGAGGTCATCTTCGGCAGCGGAGAGGCCGTCCAGCCGACGGAGTACACCGGCAACGGGGACGTCCAGGAGTTCCGCTACGCCTACGACCTCAAGCGCGTCTTCAACAACGAGAACCTCGCCTATCTCAAGAACTACGGCGAGGGCTGGGGTTACATGAGCAGCGGCGTGTCCGGCGTCTTCGTCGACAACCACGACACCGAGCGCAACGGCTCCACGCTGAGCTACAAGGACAACGCCAACTACACCCTGGCCAACGTCTTCATGCTCGCCTGGCCCTACGGGGCGCCCGACATCAACTCCGGCTACGAGTTCACCGACCACGACGCCGGACCGCCCAACGGTGGCCGGGTCGACGCCTGCTGGCAGAACGGGTGGAAGTGCCAGCACGCCTGGCCGGAGATCCAGCGCATGGTCGCCTTCCGCAACGCCACCCGGGGCCAGGCGGTGACCAACTGGTGGGACAACGGCGGCGACGCGATCGCCTTCGGCCGGGGCGCCAAGGGCTTCGTGGCGATCAACCACGAGTCCGGTTCGCTCACCCGCACCTACCAGACGTCACTGCCGGCGGGGACGTACTGCAACGTCCAGAACAACACCACGGTGACGGTGAACGGTTCCGGCCAGCTCACCGCGAGTCTGGGCAGCAACACGGCGCTGGCGGTGTACGCGGGCAAGTCCGCCTGCTGA
- a CDS encoding glycoside hydrolase family 13 protein codes for MSQHTADPAPNSAVATVAKRRDWWRDAVIYQVYPRSFADSNGDGMGDLEGVRSRLPYLRDLGVDAVWLSPFYASPQADAGYDVADYRAVDPMFGNLLDADALIRDAHELGLRIIVDLVPNHSSDQHEWFKRAVAEGPGSPLRERYHFRPGKGKNGELPPNDWESIFGGPAWTRVTEPDGTPGEWYLHLFASEQPDFNWEHPAVGDEFRSILRFWLDMGVDGFRIDVAHGLVKAEGLPDLGSHDQLKLLGNDVMPFFDQDGVHEIYRQWRLVLDEYAGERIFVAEAWTPTVERTANYVRPDELHQAFNFQYLGTYWDAEELRTVIDRTLEAMRPVNAPATWVLSNHDVTRHATRFANPPGLGTQIREAGDRELGLKRARAATLLMLALPGSAYIYQGEELGLPDVVDLPDEVRQDPAYFRGAGQDGFRDGCRVPIPWTRTGSSYGFGSGGSWLPQPEAWGALSVEAQQGVAGSTLELYRSALALRRTQPDLGAGESVEWLKAPEGVLAFRRGEFVCVANTGGESVTTPSHGRLLLTSGEVSEADGEVKVPADTTVWWSTAS; via the coding sequence ATGAGCCAGCACACTGCCGACCCGGCACCGAACTCCGCCGTCGCCACCGTCGCCAAGCGCCGAGACTGGTGGCGGGACGCGGTGATCTACCAGGTCTATCCGCGCAGCTTCGCCGACAGCAACGGCGACGGCATGGGCGACCTGGAGGGCGTACGCTCCCGCCTCCCGTACCTGCGCGACCTCGGCGTGGACGCCGTGTGGCTCAGCCCCTTCTACGCCTCCCCGCAGGCCGACGCCGGATACGACGTCGCCGACTACCGGGCCGTCGACCCCATGTTCGGCAACCTCCTGGACGCCGACGCGCTGATCCGCGACGCCCACGAGCTGGGCCTGAGGATCATCGTCGACCTGGTGCCCAACCACTCCTCCGACCAGCACGAGTGGTTCAAGCGGGCCGTCGCCGAGGGCCCGGGCTCCCCGCTCCGGGAGCGTTACCACTTCCGCCCCGGCAAGGGGAAGAACGGCGAACTGCCGCCCAACGACTGGGAGTCCATCTTCGGCGGACCCGCGTGGACGCGCGTCACCGAGCCCGACGGCACCCCGGGTGAGTGGTATTTGCACCTGTTCGCCTCCGAGCAGCCCGACTTCAACTGGGAGCACCCGGCGGTCGGCGACGAGTTCCGCTCCATCCTGCGCTTCTGGCTCGACATGGGCGTCGACGGCTTCCGCATCGACGTCGCCCACGGCCTGGTGAAGGCCGAGGGCCTGCCCGACCTCGGCTCCCACGACCAGCTGAAACTGCTGGGCAACGATGTCATGCCGTTCTTCGACCAGGACGGCGTGCACGAGATCTACCGCCAGTGGCGACTGGTCCTGGACGAGTACGCGGGCGAGCGCATCTTCGTCGCCGAGGCCTGGACGCCGACCGTCGAGCGCACCGCCAACTACGTCCGCCCGGACGAGCTGCACCAGGCCTTCAACTTCCAGTACCTGGGCACCTACTGGGACGCCGAGGAGCTGCGCACGGTCATCGACCGCACGCTGGAGGCGATGCGCCCGGTGAACGCGCCCGCCACCTGGGTGCTGTCCAACCACGACGTCACCCGGCACGCCACCCGGTTCGCCAACCCACCCGGCCTCGGCACGCAGATCCGCGAGGCCGGCGACCGCGAGCTCGGCCTGAAGCGGGCGCGGGCGGCCACGCTGCTGATGCTGGCGCTGCCCGGCTCGGCGTACATCTACCAGGGTGAGGAGCTGGGCCTGCCGGACGTCGTCGACCTGCCCGACGAGGTGCGCCAGGACCCGGCGTACTTCCGCGGAGCGGGGCAGGACGGTTTCCGCGACGGTTGCCGGGTGCCGATCCCGTGGACGCGCACGGGGTCGTCGTACGGCTTCGGCAGCGGGGGCAGCTGGCTGCCGCAGCCGGAGGCGTGGGGCGCGCTGAGCGTGGAGGCGCAGCAGGGGGTGGCCGGTTCGACGCTGGAGCTGTACCGGTCCGCGCTCGCCCTGCGCCGGACACAGCCGGACCTCGGCGCGGGGGAGTCGGTCGAGTGGCTGAAGGCCCCCGAGGGCGTCCTGGCGTTCCGGCGCGGGGAGTTCGTCTGCGTCGCGAACACCGGCGGGGAGTCGGTGACGACTCCGTCGCACGGCCGTCTGCTGCTGACCAGCGGTGAGGTGAGCGAGGCGGACGGCGAGGTCAAGGTGCCGGCCGACACCACGGTGTGGTGGTCGACGGCTTCCTGA